The Lysobacter sp. genome includes a window with the following:
- a CDS encoding YkgJ family cysteine cluster protein, translating into MQHPCLSCGACCAHYRVSLHWSEAEPDLGGQVPVALTETFGPHQRCMRGTWAEQPHCIALQGTVGASVSCSIYDARPGACRELRMSWEDGTPNPQCDQARIAYGLAVLTREDVERALGP; encoded by the coding sequence ATGCAACATCCCTGTCTGTCCTGCGGCGCCTGCTGCGCCCACTACCGCGTCAGCCTGCACTGGTCCGAGGCCGAACCCGATCTCGGCGGGCAGGTGCCGGTCGCGCTCACCGAAACCTTCGGCCCGCACCAGCGCTGCATGCGCGGCACCTGGGCCGAGCAGCCGCATTGCATCGCGCTGCAGGGCACGGTCGGCGCATCCGTGTCCTGTTCGATCTACGACGCGCGCCCCGGCGCCTGCCGCGAGCTGCGGATGTCGTGGGAAGACGGCACGCCGAATCCGCAGTGCGATCAGGCGCGCATCGCCTACGGTCTTGCGGTGTTGACGCGCGAAGACGTCGAACGCGCGCTCGGGCCTTAA
- the ubiM gene encoding 5-demethoxyubiquinol-8 5-hydroxylase UbiM gives MSRFDIVVVGAGPAGLGFARSLAGSGLKVALVERQPRAALADPVDDGREIALTHRSQRLMRELGLWQRLADDEVATLRDALVLDGGDTDGLRFRHEDSGQPQLGWLVPNRAIRRVAFEAMEAAGEATLIDGVRVIGVHADADGAEVRLDNGECLQADLIVAADSRFSETRRAVGIPATMRDFGKTMLVCRVQHAREHAQTAWEWFDYGQTLALLPLHDAHTSSVVLTLPHQEALTVQAMDADAFGADMSRRFQQRLGAMTFIGPCCAYPLVGVYPQRFVSERFATIGDAAVGMHPVTAHGFNFGLLGQDALARAIREAHAAGRPFWRRSLLERYERDHRHATRPLYLATQLVAGLYTDDSAPAKFVRRKALRIAQRIGPFRRMVMAGLTDDGRRGPPPLRKFVERLRPMPR, from the coding sequence ATGTCCCGTTTCGATATCGTGGTGGTCGGCGCCGGCCCTGCCGGCCTGGGTTTCGCCCGCTCGCTCGCCGGCAGCGGCCTGAAGGTGGCGCTGGTCGAACGCCAGCCGCGCGCGGCGCTGGCCGATCCCGTCGACGACGGTCGCGAGATCGCGCTGACCCATCGTTCGCAGCGGCTGATGCGTGAACTCGGCCTGTGGCAGCGCCTCGCCGACGACGAGGTCGCGACGCTGCGCGATGCGCTGGTGCTGGATGGCGGCGACACCGACGGCCTGCGCTTCCGGCACGAGGACAGCGGCCAGCCGCAGCTCGGTTGGCTGGTGCCGAATCGCGCGATCCGCCGCGTCGCCTTCGAAGCGATGGAAGCGGCGGGCGAGGCGACCCTGATCGACGGCGTGCGCGTGATCGGCGTGCATGCCGATGCCGACGGCGCCGAAGTGCGGCTGGACAACGGCGAGTGCCTGCAGGCGGATCTGATCGTCGCGGCCGACAGCCGCTTCTCGGAAACGCGACGCGCGGTGGGCATTCCCGCGACGATGCGCGATTTCGGCAAGACCATGCTGGTGTGCCGCGTGCAGCACGCGCGCGAACATGCGCAGACCGCGTGGGAATGGTTCGACTACGGACAGACGCTCGCGCTGCTGCCGCTGCACGACGCGCACACCTCGTCGGTGGTGCTGACCCTGCCGCATCAGGAGGCATTGACCGTGCAGGCGATGGATGCGGACGCGTTCGGCGCGGACATGAGCCGACGCTTCCAGCAGCGGCTGGGTGCGATGACCTTCATCGGTCCGTGCTGCGCCTATCCGCTGGTCGGCGTGTATCCGCAGCGCTTCGTGTCCGAACGCTTCGCGACCATCGGCGACGCCGCCGTCGGCATGCATCCGGTGACCGCGCACGGGTTCAATTTCGGATTGCTCGGGCAGGACGCGCTGGCGCGCGCGATCCGCGAAGCGCACGCGGCCGGACGACCGTTCTGGCGCCGCAGCCTGCTCGAACGCTACGAACGCGACCACCGCCATGCGACGCGACCGCTGTATCTGGCGACCCAGCTGGTCGCCGGTCTGTACACCGACGATTCGGCGCCGGCGAAATTCGTCCGCCGCAAAGCGCTGCGGATCGCGCAGCGGATCGGCCCGTTCCGGCGCATGGTGATGGCCGGATTGACCGACGACGGCCGGCGCGGGCCGCCGCCGTTGCGCAAGTTCGTCGAACGATTGCGGCCGATGCCGCGTTAA
- a CDS encoding alpha/beta fold hydrolase has translation MTNYPDYPFTPKRLEVRPGISMSYLDEGPRDGEIVLMLHGNPSWSYYWRHLVLGLRDPAQGKAYRCIVPDHIGMGLSDKPSDKDYTYTLQSRVDDLTRLLDSLGIDGPLTMAVHDWGGMIGFGWALAHEAQVRRLLITNTAAFPLPAAKPLPWQLKLGRDMKLGALMIRGFNAFSAGAARDGVIRKMPADVRRAYEAPYDSWANRISTLRFVQDIPLSEGDPAWTLVNASAKRLHAYANRPAFIGWGLRDFVFDHHFLEGFQRALPEAEAHAFEDAGHYVMEDKHEVLVPAMRRFLDTHPV, from the coding sequence ATGACGAACTACCCCGACTACCCCTTCACCCCCAAACGCCTCGAAGTGCGGCCCGGCATTTCGATGTCGTATCTGGACGAAGGCCCGCGCGACGGCGAGATCGTGCTGATGCTGCACGGCAATCCGTCGTGGAGTTACTACTGGCGGCATCTGGTGCTGGGGCTGCGCGACCCCGCCCAGGGCAAAGCGTACCGCTGCATCGTGCCGGACCACATCGGCATGGGGTTGTCGGACAAGCCGTCGGACAAGGACTACACCTACACCCTGCAGTCGCGCGTCGACGATCTCACCCGGCTGCTCGATTCGCTGGGTATCGATGGCCCGTTGACGATGGCGGTACACGATTGGGGCGGCATGATCGGTTTCGGCTGGGCGCTGGCCCACGAGGCGCAGGTGCGCCGGCTGCTGATCACCAACACCGCCGCGTTCCCGCTGCCGGCGGCGAAACCGCTGCCGTGGCAGCTGAAGCTCGGCCGCGACATGAAGCTGGGCGCGCTGATGATCCGCGGTTTCAATGCGTTCTCGGCCGGCGCCGCGCGCGACGGCGTGATCCGGAAGATGCCGGCCGACGTGCGTCGCGCCTACGAGGCGCCCTACGATTCCTGGGCCAACCGCATCTCCACCCTGCGCTTCGTGCAGGACATTCCGCTGAGCGAGGGCGATCCGGCGTGGACGCTGGTGAATGCCTCCGCGAAGCGCCTGCACGCCTATGCCAACCGCCCGGCGTTCATCGGCTGGGGGTTGCGCGATTTCGTCTTCGATCACCACTTCCTCGAAGGTTTCCAACGCGCATTGCCGGAGGCCGAAGCGCATGCGTTCGAGGACGCCGGCCACTACGTGATGGAGGACAAGCACGAGGTGCTGGTACCGGCGATGCGCAGGTTCCTGGACACGCATCCGGTTTGA
- a CDS encoding 3-oxoacyl-ACP synthase III, translating into MLFQHVAIAGLAHIDAPRQLTSAEINARLKPTLDRLGIKSNVLEDIAGIRSRRLWDDGVEASDAATLAGVKALADAGIDPSRIGLLVNTSVSRDYLEPSTASIVCGNLGLSDTCQNFDVANACLAFLNGMDIASRMIERGEIDYALIVDGETANLAYEKTLTRMASPDMTEEEFRNEMATLTLGCGAAGMVLARAELAPGAPRYRGGVSRAATQWNTLCRGNLDRMVTDTKMLLIEGMKLASKTFAAAKLALGWAVDEVDEFVIHQVSKVHTQAMVEAFGIDPKKVLTIFGEHGNIGPASVPIVLSKLREMGRLKKGDRVALLGIGSGLNCSMAEVVW; encoded by the coding sequence ATGCTGTTTCAACACGTCGCGATTGCCGGCTTGGCGCACATCGATGCCCCGCGCCAACTGACCTCCGCCGAGATCAACGCCCGGCTCAAGCCGACCCTCGACCGTCTGGGGATCAAGTCCAACGTCCTCGAAGATATCGCCGGCATCCGCTCGCGCCGTCTCTGGGACGATGGTGTCGAAGCCTCCGATGCCGCCACCCTGGCCGGCGTGAAGGCGCTGGCCGATGCCGGCATCGACCCCTCGCGGATCGGCCTGCTGGTCAACACCTCGGTCAGCCGCGACTATCTGGAGCCGTCCACCGCCAGCATCGTCTGCGGCAACCTCGGCCTCTCCGACACCTGCCAGAACTTCGACGTCGCCAACGCCTGCCTCGCGTTCCTCAACGGCATGGACATCGCCAGCCGCATGATCGAGCGCGGCGAAATCGACTACGCGCTGATCGTCGATGGCGAAACCGCCAATCTCGCCTACGAAAAAACCCTGACGCGCATGGCCAGTCCGGACATGACCGAAGAAGAGTTCCGCAACGAAATGGCCACGCTCACCCTGGGCTGCGGCGCCGCCGGCATGGTTCTCGCCCGCGCCGAACTGGCTCCGGGCGCACCGCGCTACCGCGGCGGCGTCAGCCGCGCCGCCACGCAGTGGAATACCCTGTGCCGCGGCAACCTCGACCGCATGGTCACCGACACCAAGATGCTGCTGATCGAAGGCATGAAGCTGGCGTCCAAGACCTTCGCCGCCGCCAAGCTGGCGCTGGGCTGGGCAGTGGACGAAGTCGACGAATTCGTCATCCACCAGGTCAGCAAGGTCCACACCCAGGCCATGGTCGAAGCCTTCGGCATCGACCCGAAAAAGGTCCTGACCATCTTCGGCGAACACGGCAACATCGGACCGGCCTCGGTGCCGATCGTCCTCAGCAAGCTGCGCGAGATGGGCCGACTGAAGAAAGGCGACCGCGTCGCCCTGCTGGGGATCGGCTCGGGCCTCAACTGCTCGATGGCGGAAGTGGTCTGGTAA
- a CDS encoding DUF4156 domain-containing protein, with the protein MSSLTRSSRILAIAVLTACTTACTWVHMAPGASAVKVVAQAPSGCEKRGEIEVSVKDSVVFYERNHLKVREELETLARNEAPGLGADTVQPVEPPESGAQRFVAWRCMR; encoded by the coding sequence ATGTCCTCGCTCACCCGATCTTCGCGCATCCTCGCCATCGCGGTCCTGACCGCCTGCACCACCGCCTGCACCTGGGTCCACATGGCGCCAGGCGCCTCGGCGGTGAAGGTCGTGGCGCAAGCGCCGTCCGGCTGCGAGAAGCGCGGCGAAATCGAAGTGTCGGTGAAGGACAGCGTCGTCTTCTACGAACGCAACCATCTCAAGGTGCGCGAAGAACTGGAAACGCTGGCGCGCAACGAAGCACCGGGCCTCGGCGCCGACACCGTGCAGCCGGTCGAGCCGCCCGAATCCGGCGCGCAGCGCTTCGTCGCCTGGCGCTGCATGCGCTAG
- a CDS encoding insulinase family protein has protein sequence MPIARPRPSALKHGLLALALTTALGGSLSLVPLEAQARTTRSAEVDIPYQQFTLPNGLRVIVHTDRKAPIVAVNIWYHVGSKDEPAGRSGFAHLFEHLMFNGSENHPGEFFEPFELAGATDQNGTTNSDRTNYFENVPTTALDMALWMESDRMGHLLGAIDQATLDEQRGVVQNEKRQGENQPYGQVFDLLGKAMYPETHPYHHSTIGSMADLNAASLDDVKNWFRTWYGPNNAVLVLAGDIDLATAKEKVARYFGDIPASPTMAQPKVDVSPLATDSRSTLTDKVPQARVYRVWNTAQSGSVDADRLQLLSQVLGGSRSSRLDQRLLHTDKSVDSVSASVFTSQLSSNFFISATVKQGVDPAKVEAAIDEELKTLLRDGPTQVELDQARTVIKAGFTRGVERIGGFGGKADVLAECAVYTGNPGCFRDSLRTINTATVGQVKAAGVQWLGAGKGSHTLVAMPGERKPLPEDAAVTPTALTLPAVDPKYRTNASDVDRSAGVPVPSQFPELKFPSLQRATLKNGTRIILAERKGVPVVQMSYLFGGGFVADQGGKLGTSSFAMGMLDEGAGDYDAIAFGNRAESLGANLSAGANLDGASAGLSALKQYLDPSVALFADMLRRPRFDQNEVDRVKASWIAGIAQEKARPNGAALRVLPPLLYGEGHPYAIPFSGTGTEASIGSLTRDDLLAYHARWVRPEEATLLVVGDTTLKEIVPVLEKHLGDWKSEGAVRSNGAIPEVATPRKPRVYLIDQPGAVQANLYVGQLVPSTRDPGAVKFDIANAVLGGEFSSRLNMNLREDKHWAYGSYSSVTGAQGQRPWMAFAAVQIDKTAESLKEMQREITEYASGKAPPKPEEVAKIQSTEIRGLPGSYETAGAVLGTLGGIVRYGRPDDYVFRRKAEIEGLTPEQVKAAAATVAPDALTWVVVGDLKQIEKPVRALKIGEVFVVDADGKPVKK, from the coding sequence ATGCCCATCGCCCGTCCGCGCCCGTCCGCGCTCAAACACGGTCTTCTCGCGCTGGCGCTGACCACCGCGCTCGGCGGCAGCCTGTCGCTGGTCCCGCTCGAGGCGCAGGCCAGGACGACGCGCAGCGCCGAGGTCGATATTCCCTATCAGCAGTTCACCCTGCCCAACGGTCTGCGCGTGATCGTGCACACCGACCGCAAGGCGCCGATCGTGGCGGTGAACATCTGGTACCACGTCGGCAGCAAGGACGAGCCTGCGGGCCGCAGCGGCTTCGCGCATCTGTTCGAGCATCTGATGTTCAACGGCTCGGAGAATCATCCGGGCGAATTCTTCGAACCCTTCGAGCTGGCCGGCGCCACCGACCAGAACGGCACCACCAATTCGGACCGCACCAATTACTTCGAGAACGTGCCGACCACCGCGCTGGACATGGCGCTGTGGATGGAGTCCGACCGCATGGGCCATCTGCTCGGCGCGATCGACCAGGCGACGCTCGACGAACAGCGCGGCGTGGTCCAGAACGAGAAGCGCCAGGGCGAGAACCAGCCTTACGGCCAGGTGTTCGATCTGCTCGGCAAGGCGATGTACCCGGAAACCCACCCCTACCACCACAGCACCATCGGCTCGATGGCGGATCTCAATGCCGCGTCGCTGGACGATGTGAAGAACTGGTTCCGCACCTGGTACGGCCCGAACAATGCGGTGCTGGTGCTGGCCGGCGACATCGACCTGGCCACCGCCAAGGAAAAAGTCGCCAGGTATTTCGGCGATATCCCCGCCAGTCCGACCATGGCGCAACCGAAGGTCGATGTCTCGCCGCTGGCGACGGACTCCCGGTCCACCCTCACCGACAAGGTCCCGCAGGCCCGCGTCTACCGCGTCTGGAATACCGCGCAGTCCGGGAGCGTCGACGCCGACCGTCTGCAACTGTTGTCGCAGGTGCTCGGCGGCAGCCGCTCGTCGCGCCTGGACCAGCGCCTGCTGCACACCGACAAGTCGGTGGACAGCGTCAGCGCATCGGTCTTCACTTCGCAGCTCAGCTCGAATTTCTTCATCAGCGCGACCGTGAAGCAGGGCGTCGACCCGGCCAAGGTCGAAGCCGCGATCGATGAGGAATTGAAGACACTGCTGCGCGATGGCCCGACCCAGGTCGAACTCGACCAGGCGCGCACCGTGATCAAGGCCGGCTTCACCCGTGGCGTCGAACGCATCGGCGGGTTCGGCGGCAAGGCCGATGTCCTGGCCGAATGCGCGGTCTACACCGGCAATCCCGGCTGCTTCCGCGACAGTCTGCGCACCATCAACACCGCCACCGTCGGCCAGGTCAAGGCTGCCGGCGTCCAGTGGCTGGGTGCGGGCAAGGGTAGTCACACCCTGGTGGCGATGCCGGGCGAGCGCAAGCCGCTGCCCGAAGACGCGGCGGTCACGCCCACCGCGCTGACCCTGCCGGCGGTCGATCCCAAGTACAGGACCAACGCCAGCGATGTCGACCGCAGCGCCGGTGTGCCGGTGCCGAGCCAGTTCCCGGAACTGAAATTCCCGTCGTTGCAGCGCGCCACCCTGAAGAACGGCACCAGGATCATCCTCGCCGAACGCAAAGGCGTGCCGGTGGTGCAGATGAGCTATCTGTTCGGCGGCGGTTTCGTCGCCGACCAGGGCGGCAAACTCGGTACGTCGAGTTTCGCCATGGGCATGCTCGACGAAGGCGCCGGCGACTACGACGCCATCGCGTTCGGCAATCGCGCCGAATCGCTGGGCGCCAATCTCAGCGCGGGCGCCAATCTCGACGGCGCCAGCGCCGGTCTGTCGGCGCTGAAGCAGTATCTCGATCCGTCGGTGGCGCTGTTCGCCGACATGCTGCGCCGCCCGCGCTTCGACCAGAACGAAGTCGATCGCGTGAAGGCGAGTTGGATCGCCGGCATCGCCCAGGAAAAAGCCCGCCCGAACGGCGCGGCCCTGCGCGTGCTGCCGCCGCTGCTGTACGGCGAAGGCCATCCGTATGCGATCCCGTTCAGCGGGACCGGCACCGAAGCGTCGATCGGCTCGCTCACCCGCGACGATCTGCTCGCCTACCACGCCCGCTGGGTGCGTCCCGAAGAGGCGACCCTGCTCGTGGTCGGCGACACCACCCTGAAAGAGATCGTGCCGGTGCTGGAAAAGCACCTCGGCGACTGGAAGAGCGAAGGCGCGGTCCGCAGCAACGGCGCGATTCCCGAAGTCGCGACCCCGCGCAAGCCGCGCGTGTATCTGATCGACCAGCCGGGGGCGGTGCAGGCCAATCTCTACGTCGGCCAACTCGTGCCATCGACCCGCGATCCGGGTGCGGTGAAGTTCGATATCGCCAACGCGGTGCTCGGCGGCGAGTTCTCCTCGCGCCTGAACATGAATCTGCGCGAGGACAAGCACTGGGCCTATGGTTCCTACAGCTCCGTCACCGGCGCACAGGGCCAGCGGCCGTGGATGGCGTTCGCGGCGGTGCAGATCGACAAGACCGCCGAATCGCTGAAGGAAATGCAGCGCGAGATTACCGAATACGCCAGCGGCAAGGCGCCGCCGAAGCCGGAGGAAGTCGCCAAGATCCAGTCCACCGAGATCCGTGGCTTGCCAGGTTCGTACGAAACCGCAGGCGCCGTGCTCGGCACCCTCGGTGGCATCGTCCGCTACGGCCGTCCCGACGATTACGTCTTCCGGCGCAAGGCCGAGATCGAAGGCCTCACGCCGGAGCAGGTGAAGGCCGCTGCCGCGACCGTCGCTCCGGACGCGCTGACCTGGGTGGTGGTCGGTGATCTGAAGCAGATCGAGAAGCCGGTGCGCGCGCTGAAGATCGGCGAGGTTTTCGTCGTCGATGCCGATGGCAAACCCGTGAAGAAATGA
- a CDS encoding SDR family oxidoreductase has product MPLHCLVTGANRGIGLAFVRHLLARGDRVIATCRHPGKATALNTLAGEYPGRLHVLPLDVADARSRAELVRELPLVCGHEGEKPVIDLLINNAGVLHSGERFGTLSAAHLEDSFRTNAAGPLLLAEALAATLADGGCVANVSSQLGSIANTSRFGTPSYNISKAAQNMATVLLAHALRERGIKVVALHPGWVQTDMGGDGAQIATDESVAGLLRVIGGLSLADSGRFLDWRGEALPW; this is encoded by the coding sequence ATGCCACTGCATTGCCTCGTGACCGGCGCCAACCGCGGAATCGGTCTGGCTTTCGTCCGCCATCTGCTGGCGCGCGGCGACCGGGTGATCGCCACCTGCCGCCATCCCGGCAAGGCCACCGCCCTGAACACATTGGCAGGCGAATACCCCGGTCGCCTGCACGTCCTGCCGCTGGACGTGGCCGACGCCAGATCCCGCGCCGAACTGGTCCGCGAGCTGCCGCTGGTCTGCGGCCATGAGGGCGAAAAACCGGTCATCGACCTGCTGATCAACAATGCCGGCGTGCTGCACTCCGGCGAACGCTTCGGCACGCTGTCGGCCGCGCATCTGGAAGACAGTTTCCGGACCAACGCCGCCGGCCCGCTGCTGCTGGCCGAAGCGCTGGCGGCGACACTCGCCGACGGCGGCTGCGTCGCCAATGTGTCTTCGCAATTGGGCTCCATCGCCAACACCAGCCGCTTCGGCACGCCCAGCTACAACATCAGCAAGGCCGCGCAGAACATGGCGACCGTCCTGCTCGCGCATGCGTTGCGCGAGCGCGGCATCAAGGTGGTCGCCCTGCATCCGGGCTGGGTGCAGACCGACATGGGCGGCGATGGGGCGCAGATCGCGACGGATGAATCGGTCGCCGGCCTGCTGCGGGTGATCGGCGGTCTGTCGCTGGCCGACAGCGGCCGTTTTCTGGATTGGCGCGGCGAAGCCTTGCCCTGGTGA
- a CDS encoding tRNA (cytidine(34)-2'-O)-methyltransferase has product MQMFDVILHEPEIPPNTGNIIRLCANTGARLHLIRPLGFTLEDAQLRRAGLDYHEYATLRVHDSLDDALAAISPARLFALSTRNSTRYDQVAFAPGDTFLFGPETRGLPDAVLTTIPDGQRLRLPMRPDNRSLNLSNAVAVVVFEAWRQQGFAGASV; this is encoded by the coding sequence ATGCAGATGTTCGACGTCATTCTCCACGAACCCGAAATCCCGCCGAACACCGGCAACATCATCCGCCTGTGCGCGAACACCGGCGCGCGGCTGCATCTGATCCGTCCGCTCGGGTTCACGCTGGAAGACGCGCAGTTGCGTCGCGCCGGCCTGGATTATCACGAGTACGCGACGCTTCGCGTGCACGACTCGCTGGACGATGCGCTGGCCGCGATATCGCCCGCACGGCTGTTCGCGCTGAGCACGCGCAATTCGACGCGCTACGACCAGGTCGCGTTCGCGCCCGGCGATACGTTCTTGTTCGGACCGGAAACGCGCGGTTTGCCCGACGCGGTGTTGACGACGATTCCCGACGGCCAGCGGCTGCGGCTGCCGATGCGGCCCGACAATCGCAGCCTCAATCTGTCGAATGCGGTGGCGGTGGTGGTGTTCGAAGCCTGGCGACAGCAGGGCTTCGCTGGCGCATCCGTCTAG
- a CDS encoding EF-hand domain-containing protein translates to MTKHIDLRLTGLLALSAALAAPMSFAQTATPTDAAAQDAVQSTASQPASPAPQSDAAPAKKTWAELDTDKDGNLTKTEAATIPSLQAVFDQADANADGALSGAEYKTYLAMNSQSQDPRTSGKPKK, encoded by the coding sequence ATGACAAAACACATCGATCTTCGTTTGACGGGCCTGTTGGCCCTGTCCGCCGCGCTTGCGGCGCCCATGTCCTTCGCCCAAACCGCCACGCCCACCGACGCCGCCGCGCAGGATGCCGTGCAGTCCACTGCAAGCCAGCCTGCGAGCCCGGCGCCGCAGAGCGACGCGGCACCGGCCAAGAAGACCTGGGCCGAACTCGACACCGACAAGGACGGCAATCTGACCAAGACCGAGGCCGCGACCATTCCGTCGCTGCAGGCGGTGTTCGATCAGGCCGACGCCAACGCCGACGGCGCGCTCAGCGGTGCGGAATACAAGACCTATCTGGCGATGAACAGCCAGAGCCAGGATCCCCGCACGTCCGGCAAACCGAAGAAGTAA
- a CDS encoding thioredoxin family protein, giving the protein MSYVHAYADREPARADVDAIDGAAVLEFGAPWCPHCIAAQPLLEAALSARDDVRHLKIEDGPGRPLGRSFRIKLWPTVLVLRDGVELMRVVRPTARDEIERALAAL; this is encoded by the coding sequence ATGTCTTATGTCCATGCCTATGCGGATCGAGAGCCGGCGCGCGCGGATGTCGACGCGATCGATGGCGCCGCCGTGCTCGAATTCGGCGCCCCGTGGTGCCCGCACTGCATCGCCGCGCAGCCGCTGTTGGAAGCGGCCCTGTCGGCACGCGACGACGTGCGGCATCTGAAGATCGAAGACGGTCCGGGCCGCCCGCTGGGGCGCAGTTTCAGGATCAAACTCTGGCCGACCGTGCTCGTGCTGCGCGATGGCGTCGAGTTGATGCGCGTGGTGAGACCGACGGCACGAGACGAGATCGAGCGCGCGTTGGCGGCGTTGTAA
- a CDS encoding fasciclin domain-containing protein has product MNTPTIPQTTPQSNAAQNTGNAAPAATPIGAAKPNPVATDNAQSKNLLDTAAAKGSFGTFAKAVEQAGLGETLRGVGPFTVFAPTDAAFAKLPAGKLDTLMKPENKDELASVLKYHVLAGRKSVADMGKWDAAKTVNGQAAPIRMLEGKFSIDGAHVTESDIGSSNGVIHGIDKVNLPTAAKL; this is encoded by the coding sequence ATGAATACACCGACCATTCCCCAGACCACCCCGCAGAGCAATGCCGCGCAGAATACCGGCAACGCCGCACCGGCCGCCACTCCGATCGGCGCGGCCAAGCCCAACCCGGTCGCCACGGACAACGCGCAGAGCAAAAACCTGCTCGACACCGCCGCCGCCAAGGGCTCGTTCGGCACGTTCGCCAAAGCCGTCGAACAGGCCGGCCTGGGCGAAACGCTTCGCGGTGTCGGCCCGTTCACCGTGTTCGCACCGACCGACGCCGCCTTCGCGAAACTGCCGGCCGGCAAGCTCGACACGCTGATGAAGCCGGAAAACAAGGATGAACTGGCATCGGTCCTGAAATATCACGTGCTGGCCGGACGCAAGAGCGTGGCCGACATGGGCAAGTGGGACGCCGCCAAGACCGTCAACGGCCAGGCCGCGCCGATCAGGATGCTCGAAGGCAAGTTCAGCATCGATGGCGCGCACGTCACCGAGAGCGATATCGGTTCGAGCAATGGCGTGATCCACGGGATCGACAAGGTCAATCTGCCGACCGCCGCCAAACTCTGA